The following are encoded in a window of Tessaracoccus flavescens genomic DNA:
- a CDS encoding AtpZ/AtpI family protein, translated as MGTTPTPPEDNEQKGPSGTEDGMVVLSYILAGLIFYGGLGWVGDYFFKTSWLLPVGLILGLVFSLYLIIKRYGSGT; from the coding sequence ATGGGCACCACACCTACGCCACCCGAGGACAACGAGCAAAAGGGTCCTTCGGGCACCGAAGACGGCATGGTTGTGCTCAGCTACATCCTCGCGGGACTGATCTTCTACGGGGGCCTGGGCTGGGTTGGTGACTATTTCTTCAAGACCTCATGGCTGTTGCCGGTAGGCCTGATCCTCGGCCTCGTTTTCAGCCTTTACCTGATCATCAAGCGATACGGGAGCGGTACGTGA
- the atpB gene encoding F0F1 ATP synthase subunit A, whose amino-acid sequence METGGGYQPPGVKDFYWYSVWPGVLPDWMNKPFFQAVIGAALVIVLWWIASRKLKIQPSKGQFAAEYIYEFVRNGIARDILHADFRKYLPYLLGLFSFLLINNWFGEFFFFMYPTFSNVGYAYGLAILSWLIYIGAGFQKWGFGGFLKKALIPEGVPGYLLPVVIPLEFLATFITRPITLALRLFANLFAGHLVVMVFVVGGGYLLTVENNTFYNISGGVSIAFSLIILLLELFIGALQAYIFTVLTAQYVSTSIAEAH is encoded by the coding sequence ATGGAGACCGGCGGCGGATACCAGCCGCCGGGCGTCAAGGACTTCTACTGGTACTCCGTCTGGCCGGGCGTACTGCCCGACTGGATGAACAAGCCGTTCTTCCAGGCGGTCATCGGTGCGGCCCTTGTCATCGTGCTCTGGTGGATCGCCTCGCGGAAGCTGAAGATCCAGCCGTCGAAGGGCCAGTTCGCTGCGGAGTACATCTACGAGTTCGTGCGCAACGGCATCGCGCGCGACATCCTCCACGCAGACTTCCGCAAGTACCTGCCGTACCTGCTCGGACTCTTCTCCTTCCTCCTGATCAACAACTGGTTCGGCGAGTTCTTCTTCTTCATGTACCCCACGTTCTCCAACGTGGGCTACGCCTACGGCCTCGCGATCCTCTCGTGGCTGATCTACATCGGCGCCGGCTTCCAGAAGTGGGGCTTCGGCGGCTTCCTGAAGAAGGCACTCATCCCCGAGGGAGTCCCCGGCTACCTGCTGCCGGTCGTCATCCCGCTCGAGTTCCTCGCCACCTTCATCACGCGCCCCATCACGCTGGCGCTGCGACTCTTCGCCAACCTGTTCGCCGGCCACCTCGTGGTCATGGTGTTCGTGGTCGGCGGTGGCTACCTGCTGACCGTTGAGAACAACACGTTCTACAACATCTCCGGCGGCGTCTCGATCGCGTTCAGCCTGATCATCCTGCTGCTGGAGCTGTTCATCGGCGCCCTGCAGGCCTACATCTTCACGGTTCTCACCGCCCAGTACGTGTCGACCTCCATCGCAGAGGCGCACTAA
- the atpE gene encoding ATP synthase F0 subunit C: protein MSLLEITGSINMIGYAIATIAPALGVAWIFASVINGTARQPEARGAMMSTAFIGFAVVEALAIIAIALAFVL from the coding sequence ATGTCCCTCCTCGAAATCACCGGCAGCATCAACATGATCGGCTACGCCATCGCGACGATCGCGCCGGCGCTGGGCGTTGCCTGGATCTTCGCCTCCGTCATCAACGGCACCGCCCGTCAGCCCGAGGCTCGTGGCGCCATGATGAGCACCGCCTTCATCGGCTTCGCCGTGGTTGAGGCCCTCGCCATCATCGCCATCGCCCTCGCCTTCGTTCTCTGA
- a CDS encoding F0F1 ATP synthase subunit B, producing MIPSFGVLLETEPGPLGPLAPHYWSEIIVGIILMLIIFVIMWKVVVPAFEKMYAERSDKIEGGMQRAAAAEAKAQAALAYYNDQLDAAREEAARIREDAKNQSATILAEARDKAQKDAARILESGRVQLEAERTKLVHELRGQVGGMAIELAGKIVGESLRDDARAKRTVDRFLADLESAGQAR from the coding sequence ATGATCCCCAGCTTCGGGGTTCTGCTCGAGACCGAGCCCGGACCCCTCGGGCCGCTGGCCCCCCACTACTGGTCGGAGATCATCGTCGGCATCATCTTGATGCTGATCATCTTCGTCATCATGTGGAAGGTCGTCGTCCCGGCATTCGAGAAGATGTACGCGGAGCGTTCGGACAAGATCGAAGGCGGCATGCAGCGCGCTGCCGCGGCCGAGGCGAAGGCCCAAGCCGCCCTTGCGTACTACAACGATCAGCTCGACGCTGCGCGTGAGGAGGCCGCCAGGATCCGTGAGGACGCGAAGAACCAGTCCGCGACGATCCTGGCCGAGGCACGCGACAAGGCGCAGAAGGACGCAGCCCGGATCCTCGAATCCGGTCGTGTCCAGCTGGAGGCCGAGCGCACCAAACTCGTCCACGAACTGCGTGGGCAGGTCGGCGGCATGGCCATCGAACTGGCTGGCAAGATCGTCGGCGAATCGCTGAGAGACGACGCCCGCGCCAAGCGCACCGTTGACCGGTTCCTGGCAGACCTCGAGTCGGCAGGTCAGGCACGATGA
- a CDS encoding F0F1 ATP synthase subunit delta yields the protein MTARDAATAALDLTVGGITTDATTAAELFAVVDLLDGQPMLRRSLSDPSSTDAARAGLAERLLAGKVSPTTVSVVAAVVKAPWSSGNALVAGLERQGVRIALEASRASGRLDTVERELFAVARTVDENPDLSAALRSLAYPLDGKRALVARLIAGKVDQVTEQLASRAVRARRRTFSLTVESYLEMAADLGGQKIARGTVAQPLDEDQATRLKAALQAQVGGAVTLLVHVDPKVIGGIRVSIDDDVYESTVAARLEDARRQLINL from the coding sequence ATGACGGCCCGCGACGCTGCAACCGCTGCGCTCGACCTCACCGTCGGCGGCATCACGACCGATGCCACCACGGCAGCCGAGCTGTTCGCCGTCGTCGATCTGCTCGACGGTCAGCCGATGCTGCGTCGATCGCTTTCCGATCCGTCCTCGACGGATGCTGCCCGCGCCGGGCTGGCCGAGCGTCTGCTCGCAGGTAAGGTCTCGCCCACCACGGTCTCCGTCGTGGCGGCCGTCGTCAAGGCCCCGTGGTCCAGCGGTAACGCGCTGGTCGCAGGGCTGGAGCGACAGGGTGTCCGGATCGCGCTGGAGGCCTCGCGCGCCAGCGGCCGGCTCGACACGGTCGAGCGGGAGCTGTTCGCTGTCGCCCGCACCGTCGACGAGAACCCGGACCTGTCGGCGGCCCTGCGCAGCCTCGCCTACCCGCTCGACGGGAAGCGCGCCCTCGTGGCACGCCTCATCGCAGGAAAGGTCGACCAGGTCACCGAGCAGCTCGCCTCGCGCGCTGTCCGGGCACGGCGTCGCACCTTCTCCCTGACGGTGGAGTCGTACCTCGAGATGGCAGCCGACCTCGGAGGTCAGAAGATCGCCCGGGGCACCGTCGCCCAGCCCCTTGACGAAGACCAGGCGACCCGACTCAAGGCAGCGCTGCAGGCCCAGGTGGGTGGCGCCGTCACCCTTCTGGTCCACGTCGACCCGAAGGTGATCGGTGGCATCAGGGTGTCCATCGATGACGACGTGTACGAATCAACCGTTGCTGCCCGGCTCGAAGACGCCCGCAGGCAACTCATCAACTTGTGA
- the atpA gene encoding F0F1 ATP synthase subunit alpha: MVELTISPDEIRSALDEFVRAYEPQGAERTEVGTVVSSGDGIARVEGLPSAMANELLRFENGTQGIALNLDEREIGVVVLGGSEGINEGSTVHGTGDVLSVPVGEGYLGRVVDAMGNPIDGLGEISGIEGRRALELQAAGVMDRQEVREPLQTGLKAIDAMIPIGRGQRQLIIGDRKTGKTAIAIDTIINQKANWASGDPKKQVRCIYVAVGQKGSTIAEVRSTLEDAGALEYTTIVHAPASDPAGFKYIAPYSGSAIGQHWMYQGKHVLIVFDDLTKQAEAYRAMSLLLRRPPGREAYPGDVFYLHSRLLERCAKLSDELGGGSMTGLPIIETKANDVSAYIPTNVISITDGQIFLRSDLFNANQRPAVDVGVSVSRVGGAAQVKAMKEVSGSLKLSLAQYRDMQAFAMFASDLDAASRRQLERGARLTELLRQGQYAPYPIEDQIVSVWSGIEGHFDDVPVDDVLRFEQEFLDYLRHNSDVLQGIAGDFLFGDDRKSATVSAMGEFKKIFRTSEGKLLVGREEHEPLEDEEIGQETIVRQKRG, encoded by the coding sequence ATGGTTGAACTCACCATCAGTCCAGACGAGATCCGCAGCGCCCTGGACGAATTCGTCCGGGCCTACGAGCCCCAGGGCGCCGAGCGCACCGAGGTCGGCACCGTCGTCAGCTCCGGCGACGGCATCGCCCGTGTCGAGGGACTTCCCTCGGCCATGGCCAACGAGCTGCTGCGCTTTGAGAACGGCACCCAGGGCATCGCCCTCAACCTGGACGAGCGTGAGATCGGTGTCGTCGTCCTCGGTGGGTCCGAAGGCATCAACGAGGGCTCCACCGTGCACGGCACAGGCGACGTCCTCTCCGTCCCGGTCGGCGAGGGCTACCTCGGCCGCGTGGTCGACGCCATGGGCAACCCGATCGACGGCCTCGGCGAGATCAGCGGCATCGAGGGACGCCGTGCGCTCGAGCTGCAGGCCGCAGGCGTCATGGACCGCCAGGAGGTCCGCGAGCCGCTGCAGACCGGACTCAAGGCAATCGACGCCATGATCCCGATCGGTCGCGGCCAGCGCCAGCTCATCATCGGCGACCGCAAGACGGGTAAGACCGCCATCGCGATCGACACGATCATCAACCAGAAGGCCAACTGGGCCTCGGGCGACCCCAAGAAGCAGGTCCGCTGCATCTACGTCGCCGTCGGCCAGAAGGGCTCGACCATCGCCGAGGTGCGAAGCACCCTCGAGGACGCAGGCGCGCTGGAGTACACGACCATCGTGCACGCCCCCGCCTCCGATCCCGCGGGCTTCAAGTACATCGCCCCCTACTCGGGCTCGGCGATCGGTCAGCACTGGATGTACCAGGGCAAGCACGTCCTGATCGTGTTCGACGACCTGACCAAGCAGGCCGAGGCGTACCGCGCCATGTCGCTGCTGCTGCGCCGTCCCCCGGGCCGTGAGGCCTACCCCGGCGACGTCTTCTACCTCCACTCCCGTCTCCTGGAGCGCTGCGCGAAGCTCTCCGATGAGCTCGGCGGTGGCTCGATGACCGGCCTGCCGATCATCGAGACGAAGGCCAACGACGTGTCGGCCTACATCCCGACCAACGTGATCTCCATCACCGACGGCCAGATCTTCCTGCGGTCCGACCTCTTCAACGCCAACCAGCGTCCCGCTGTGGACGTCGGCGTGTCGGTGTCGCGAGTCGGCGGCGCCGCCCAGGTCAAGGCCATGAAGGAGGTCTCGGGGTCGCTGAAGCTGAGCCTCGCCCAGTACCGCGACATGCAGGCCTTCGCCATGTTCGCCTCCGACCTCGACGCCGCAAGTCGGCGTCAGCTCGAGCGCGGCGCGCGTCTGACCGAACTCCTGCGCCAGGGCCAGTACGCGCCCTACCCGATCGAGGATCAGATCGTCAGCGTGTGGTCCGGCATCGAGGGCCACTTCGACGACGTCCCCGTCGACGACGTGCTCCGCTTCGAGCAGGAGTTCCTCGACTACCTGCGTCACAACTCCGACGTGCTCCAGGGCATCGCCGGTGACTTCCTCTTCGGTGACGACCGCAAGTCCGCCACCGTGTCCGCTATGGGCGAGTTCAAGAAGATCTTCCGCACCTCTGAGGGCAAGCTCCTCGTCGGCCGCGAAGAGCACGAGCCGCTTGAGGACGAGGAGATCGGCCAGGAGACGATCGTGCGCCAGAAGCGGGGTTAA
- a CDS encoding F0F1 ATP synthase subunit gamma, translating into MASSLRELRQRRNSVSTTKKTTRAMELVAASRILKAQQAVRAATPYTRELTKAVSALASVHDLEHPLLTDVENPKRSAILLITSDRGLAGAYSTNVIKAGEQLHAKLAAEGQEVVQYVTGQKGVAYFDFRKRPIQESWTGFSDRPQYGHAREIADVLLEKFLLPTEEGGVDQLHIVSTRFVSMLTQTATAVRLLPLVVEDAPSNGRNGNGHGNGTEPLPYYDFEPDAATVLDELLPMFVANRIHTALLQSSASELASRQRAMKSATDNAESLIEDLTREANQARQAEITQEITEIVGGASALAESAGNE; encoded by the coding sequence ATGGCAAGCAGTCTGCGCGAGCTTCGGCAGCGTCGTAACTCCGTTTCGACGACCAAGAAGACCACCCGCGCCATGGAGCTGGTGGCGGCGTCGCGGATCCTGAAGGCCCAGCAGGCCGTCCGGGCCGCGACCCCGTACACCCGTGAGCTGACCAAGGCCGTCTCGGCCCTGGCCAGCGTGCACGACCTCGAGCACCCGCTGCTCACGGACGTGGAGAACCCGAAGCGTTCGGCGATCCTCCTGATCACGTCCGACCGTGGCCTCGCGGGCGCCTACTCGACCAACGTCATCAAGGCGGGGGAGCAGCTCCACGCGAAGCTCGCCGCCGAAGGTCAGGAGGTCGTCCAGTACGTGACCGGCCAGAAGGGCGTCGCCTACTTCGACTTCCGCAAGCGCCCGATCCAGGAGTCCTGGACCGGGTTCTCGGACCGCCCCCAGTACGGCCATGCGCGCGAGATCGCCGATGTGCTGCTGGAGAAGTTCCTCCTCCCGACGGAGGAGGGCGGCGTCGATCAGCTGCACATCGTCAGCACCCGCTTCGTGTCCATGCTGACCCAGACGGCCACCGCTGTGCGCCTGCTCCCGCTGGTCGTGGAGGACGCGCCGTCGAACGGCCGAAACGGCAACGGGCACGGCAACGGCACCGAGCCCCTTCCGTACTACGACTTCGAACCGGACGCGGCGACGGTGCTCGACGAGCTCCTGCCGATGTTCGTCGCGAACCGCATCCACACCGCGCTGCTCCAGTCCTCGGCCTCCGAGCTGGCCAGCCGTCAGCGAGCGATGAAGTCCGCGACCGACAATGCAGAGTCCCTGATCGAGGACCTGACCCGCGAGGCCAACCAGGCCCGCCAAGCCGAGATCACCCAAGAAATCACTGAAATCGTCGGTGGCGCCTCGGCGCTGGCCGAATCTGCCGGAAACGAATGA